The following are encoded in a window of Impatiens glandulifera chromosome 5, dImpGla2.1, whole genome shotgun sequence genomic DNA:
- the LOC124938836 gene encoding fasciclin-like arabinogalactan protein 1, with product MQVVPTAGAGPTVAMVVVLVLILLSSSSSEANNVTKILDKFPQFSTFNHYLTVTHLADDINDRQTITVCAVDNAAMSDLLAKHLSIDSIKNVLSFHVILDYFGAEKLHKITNSTVLSATMFQATGSASGSSGFVNITDLKGGKVAFSPEGNDISAFYVKILQEIPYNISVIQISNILTSPEAEAPTPAPTQINLTSVMSAHGCKAFADALIAEPDAEKMFADNIEGGLTVFCPADDAFKNFLPKYHNLSEDHKQSLLEFHGVPVFLTMPNIKSDNGLMNTLATDGANKFDFEVQNVGQDVTLKTKVVTAKITGTLVQKRPLAIYTINKVLQPMELFNVTLSPAPAPEPVAEAPKKAKKGKNKSPPATDSPAASPDEDPADQTADKNVAAVRSFGGVRFIAGILGLWLANLSLYI from the coding sequence ATGCAGGTAGTTCCGACCGCCGGCGCCGGGCCGACAGTGGCCATGGTAGTAGTGTTGGTATTAATCTTACTATCTAGCTCGAGCAGCGAAGCAAACAATGTGACGAAAATACTCGACAAATTCCCTCAATTCTCCACCTTCAATCACTACCTGACCGTCACTCACCTCGCCGATGATATCAACGACCGACAGACAATCACGGTCTGCGCCGTCGACAACGCCGCCATGTCAGATCTTCTAGCCAAACACCTCTCAATCGATTCTATCAAAAACGTTCTCTCTTTTCACGTCATCCTAGATTACTTCGGCGCAGAAAAGCTCCATAAAATCACAAACAGCACTGTCCTCTCCGCCACCATGTTTCAAGCCACCGGTTCTGCTTCTGGCTCGTCCGGATTCGTCAACATAACCGATCTCAAGGGAGGAAAGGTCGCATTTTCCCCTGAGGGTAATGATATATCCGCGTTCTACGTCAAGATTTTACAGGAGATTCCATATAATATTTCCGTTATTCAGATCAGTAATATCCTGACTTCCCCTGAAGCCGAAGCGCCTACCCCGGCTCCAACCCAGATCAATCTCACTTCGGTTATGTCGGCTCACGGTTGCAAGGCCTTCGCCGACGCACTTATCGCCGAACCCGATGCCGAGAAGATGTTCGCCGACAATATCGAAGGCGGTTTGACGGTTTTCTGTCCAGCCGACGATGCTTTCAAGAATTTCTTACCCAAATACCATAATTTATCTGAAGATCACAAACAGTCATTGCTTGAATTCCACGGCGTTCCTGTTTTTCTCACGATGCCTAACATAAAATCCGACAACGGACTCATGAACACGCTTGCCACGGATGGAGCAAACAAATTTGATTTCGAGGTGCAGAATGTCGGTCAGGACGTGACGTTGAAGACGAAGGTTGTGACCGCGAAGATAACCGGAACTTTGGTTCAGAAAAGGCCGCTGGCGATTTACACCATCAACAAAGTTCTGCAACCGATGGAGCTCTTTAATGTTACTTTGTCTCCGGCGCCGGCGCCGGAACCCGTGGCGGAGGCGCCGAAGAAAGCAAAGAAGGGGAAAAATAAGTCACCGCCGGCGACGGATTCACCTGCCGCTTCCCCAGATGAAGATCCGGCCGATCAGACGGCGGATAAGAACGTTGCTGCTGTTCGATCATTTGGCGGTGTAAGATTTATTGCAGGGATTTTGGGTCTGTGGTTGGccaatttatcattatatatataa